One window of the Macaca thibetana thibetana isolate TM-01 chromosome 1, ASM2454274v1, whole genome shotgun sequence genome contains the following:
- the LOC126943865 gene encoding 28S ribosomal protein S21, mitochondrial-like, which yields MAKHLKFIARTVMVQEGNMEGAYRILNRILTMDGLIEDIKRLRYYEKPCRRRQRESYERCQRIYNMEMARKINFLMRKNRADPWQGC from the coding sequence ATGGCAAAACATCTGAAGTTCATCGCCAGGACTGTGATGGTACAGGAAGGGAACATGGAAGGTGCATACAGGATCCTAAACAGAATCCTCACTATGGATGGGCTCATTGAGGACATTAAACGTCTGCGGTATTATGAGAAGCCATGCCGCCGGCGACAGAGGGAAAGCTATGAAAGGTGCCAGCGGATCTACAACATGGAAATGGCTCGCAAGATCAACTTCTTGATGCGAAAGAATCGGGCAGATCCGTGGCAGGGCTGCTGA